CCTGACCGAGGGTGATAAGGCCAAGGTGACTTTACGTTTCCGCGGCCGTGAGATGGCGCATACAGAAATTGGCCGGAAGTTGCTGGACAGGCTGGTGGCCGATCTTCGCGAACACGCGTCGATCGAGCAGAACCCGCTGATGGAAGGCAGGCAGATGGTCATGATGTTTGGCCAGAAGAAGAAGTAACCCGCGGGTCTAACAACCCGTGGATTCGCCCCTAGCGACCAGCACGCAAGTGCGGGTTTGCGAAAGGAAGCAAAAATCAGGAGTTGATGTTTATGCCCAAGTTAAAAACTAACCGGGCAGCGGCCAAGCGTTTTCGCAAGACGGCGAATGGATGGAAATCCTATTCGGCAGGCCGCCGCCACAATCTCGGTCACAAGACTCGCAAGGTGAAGCGGAAGCTTCGTTCTGGTGGTTCGTCGCTCGTGCACAAGAGCGATACGGGCCGCATAGACCAGCTGATGCCTAACAATAAGTAAGCGAGGACCAAGACATGGCACGAGTTAAACGCGGCGTCACTGCTAGTGCGCGCCACAAGAAGATTCTCAAGAAGGCGAAGGGTTACTACAACGCCCGTCGCAAGGTATTCCGTACCGCCAAGCAGGCCGTCATCAAGGCCGGCCAGTATGCGTATCGCGATCGCCGCGCCAAGAAGCGCGACTTCCGTGCGCTCTGGATCACCCGCATCAACGCAGCCGCGCGTGAATTCGGACTGAGCTACAGCAAGATCATCAACGGTCTGAAGAAGGCCGGCATCGACATCGACCGCAAGATGCTCGCCGATCTGGCCGTGAATCAGCCCGCAGGTTTTGCCGCGATCGCGAAGCAGGCACAGGCCGCTCTCGACAAAGCCGCTTAAGCGGGTTTGTCCATGAGCGGCGAGGCTCCCAAGGATCTCGACGCGCTTCGGGCGGCAACGCTCGGCGCAATCACCGAGAGCGCGGATATTCCCGCTCTCGAGGATTCGCGCGTGCGCTCGTTGGGAAAAAGCGGCTGGCTGACCGAGAAACTCAAGGGTCTCGGGAAGCTGGCCGAAGCCGAGCGCAAGGAAATGGGTGCGCGGTTCAACCGCGTGCGCGAAGAGCTGCAGGCTGCCTTCGACGCGAAGAAACGCGAGCTCGAGCAGGCGTTCGTCGCTGCGAAGCTGGCGAAGGAGCGCATCGACGTCACACTGCCGGGGCGCGGTGAAACACGCGGCGGGTTGCATCCGGTCACGAAAGTGCGCCTGCGCATCGAACAACTTTTCCGGCAGGCAGGCTTCGAAGTCGCGACCGGGCCGGAAATCGAAGACGATTTCCACAACTTCGAGGCGTTGAACATCCCTGCCGATCATCCGGCGCGGGCGATGCACGACACGTTCTACTTCCCGGACGGCAAGCTGCTGCGCACGCACACCTCGCCGGTACAGATCCGCGCCATGCTCGCGGGCAAACCACCGTTCGCGGTGATCGCGCCGGGCCGCGTGTATCGCAACGATCACGACGTCACGCACTCGCCGATGTTCCACCAGGTCGAAGGGCTGGTGGTCGACGAGGGCGTCACATTCGCGAACATGAAGGCGATGTTGCACGGGTTCCTCGAAGCTTTCTTCGAGCGCGATCTGCAGATGCGGCTGCGCCCGTCGTACTTTCCGTTCACCGAGCCGTCCGCTGAAGTCGACATGAGCTGCGTGTTGTGTGGCGGGGCCGGTTGCCGGGTCTGCAAACACACCGGTTGGCTCGAGATTTCCGGCTGCGGAATGATCCATCCGAAGGTGCTCGAGGCCGGCGGTCTCGACGCCGAGAAATACACCGGCTATGCGTTTGGCATGGGCATCGATCGTCTCGCCATGCTGCGTTACGGCGTGAACGACCTGCGGCTGTTCTTCGAGAACGATCTGCGTTTCCTCGCGCAGTTCAGAGCCGGCTGATGCGGATCCCTCTCTCATGGCTGCGCGAGTTCGTCGACGTTCCGTGGAGCGCCAAGGAACTGGGCTCGCGGCTCACGATGGCCGGTTTCGAGCTGGAGGCGCTGGAGAAAGCTGCGCCGGCATTCTCGGGCGTCGTGGTCACGGAGATCGTCGAAGCCGTGCGGCATCCGCAGGCTGACAAGCTGCAGGTTTGCAAGGTGAGGGCGGGCGGATCCGAACTGCTCCAGATCGTCTGCGGCGCGGCCAATGCGCGTGTCGGGTTGAAAACCGCGCTCGCCACCGTCGGCGCCAAACTACCGGGTGACAAGGCCATCACTGCTGCCAAACTGCGCGGCGTGGATTCTGCAGGCATGTTGTGTTCGGCCAAGGAGCTCGGGATCGCCGATACCTCCGAAGGCATCCTCGAACTGCCAGCGGATGCGCCGGTCGGCCAGGATCTGCGTGCCTACCTCGATCTCGACGACGACATCCTCGAACTGAATGTGACCCCAAACCGTGGCGATGCGATGTCGGTGCTCGGCATCGCGCGCGAAGTCGCTGCGTTGACGAAGACCGAGGTGCGACTGCCCGCCGCGTCGGTCACCGAAAAGATCGCTGACCGGTTCCCGACCAAACTCACGGCGCCGGAAGGCTGCTCCAAGTTCACGAGCCGCACCATTCGCGGCATCGACAACAAACGCACGTCGCCGGCCTGGCTGCGAGAACGTCTGCGCCGCGCGGGTCTACGCGCCATCAGTCCCGTCGTGGACGTGACCAACTACGTGATGCTCGAACTCGGGCAGCCGATGCATGCCTACGATCTGAGCAAGCTCAAAGGCGGCCTCGAGGCGCGATTCGCCTCGGACGGTGAGCCGATCACGCTGCTCGACGGCAAGGAAATCAAACTCAGCTCAGACTGCGTCGTGATTGCGGATGCAGATGGGGCCGTGGGATTCGGCGGCATCATGGGTGGCCTGCGCACCTCCTGCACGCCCGACACCACCGACGTGTTGTTCGAAGCGAACTTCTTCCCGGCCGCGGCCATCGCCGGGCGCGGTCGCCGCTATGGCCTCGTCACGGACGCCGGTCAGCGCTTCGAACGCGGGATGGATCCGGTTCATCAGGAGCGCGCGCAACAGCGCGGGGCTCAATTGCTGCTCGAAATTGCCGGTGGCAGTGCGGGGCCGCTCGTCGTCGTGCAGGAAGAGGCGCGCCTGCCGCGCCGCGCCGAGGTGCAGCTGCGGCGAACCCGCATCACGCGCCTGTTAGGCACCGTCATCGCGGACAACGACGTGAAGGCCACGCTCGAATCCCTGGGAATGCGGGTTCGCGCGGATGAGACCGGCT
This sequence is a window from Pseudomonadota bacterium. Protein-coding genes within it:
- the pheT gene encoding phenylalanine--tRNA ligase subunit beta, producing the protein MRIPLSWLREFVDVPWSAKELGSRLTMAGFELEALEKAAPAFSGVVVTEIVEAVRHPQADKLQVCKVRAGGSELLQIVCGAANARVGLKTALATVGAKLPGDKAITAAKLRGVDSAGMLCSAKELGIADTSEGILELPADAPVGQDLRAYLDLDDDILELNVTPNRGDAMSVLGIAREVAALTKTEVRLPAASVTEKIADRFPTKLTAPEGCSKFTSRTIRGIDNKRTSPAWLRERLRRAGLRAISPVVDVTNYVMLELGQPMHAYDLSKLKGGLEARFASDGEPITLLDGKEIKLSSDCVVIADADGAVGFGGIMGGLRTSCTPDTTDVLFEANFFPAAAIAGRGRRYGLVTDAGQRFERGMDPVHQERAQQRGAQLLLEIAGGSAGPLVVVQEEARLPRRAEVQLRRTRITRLLGTVIADNDVKATLESLGMRVRADETGWLVTPPSHRFDISIEPDLIEELARIVGFESIPETDAPGRQKARPLSEEAPVEQQALEILATRGYQEAITYAFVDPALQNKLFPGVVTPAISNPIASDMAVMRVSLWPGLIKAALENQRRQQDRVRLFEHGARFAANTETDLLSGIAMGSRRPEQWGAKAVPVDFFDVKQDVDALFARTGAPEEFGYVADALPCLHPGRSARITRSGETIGWIGELHPQLVQEFDFTYAPIVFEVEYRPGLAAKMPRFEEISRFPRVRRDLAVVVDEKVSLRQLHERVTFAASSLLRDIRVFDVFRGPGIESGRKSVALGLIFQDNSRTLADEDADRLLAAIRADLSATLGAGFRE
- the rplT gene encoding 50S ribosomal protein L20 — translated: MARVKRGVTASARHKKILKKAKGYYNARRKVFRTAKQAVIKAGQYAYRDRRAKKRDFRALWITRINAAAREFGLSYSKIINGLKKAGIDIDRKMLADLAVNQPAGFAAIAKQAQAALDKAA
- the rpmI gene encoding 50S ribosomal protein L35 translates to MPKLKTNRAAAKRFRKTANGWKSYSAGRRHNLGHKTRKVKRKLRSGGSSLVHKSDTGRIDQLMPNNK
- the pheS gene encoding phenylalanine--tRNA ligase subunit alpha — its product is MSGEAPKDLDALRAATLGAITESADIPALEDSRVRSLGKSGWLTEKLKGLGKLAEAERKEMGARFNRVREELQAAFDAKKRELEQAFVAAKLAKERIDVTLPGRGETRGGLHPVTKVRLRIEQLFRQAGFEVATGPEIEDDFHNFEALNIPADHPARAMHDTFYFPDGKLLRTHTSPVQIRAMLAGKPPFAVIAPGRVYRNDHDVTHSPMFHQVEGLVVDEGVTFANMKAMLHGFLEAFFERDLQMRLRPSYFPFTEPSAEVDMSCVLCGGAGCRVCKHTGWLEISGCGMIHPKVLEAGGLDAEKYTGYAFGMGIDRLAMLRYGVNDLRLFFENDLRFLAQFRAG